CTCGCCGACATCGTTCGGGACGCTGCAGTCACCGAGGTCGACACCGAACAACCCGGTCGCGTCATCACGgatgtcatcgtcgtcctcgactTCTAGCTCATTATCGCCGTGGAGGGGATACTCATCTGCCCCCGACATGGCAACCCTGCCCGCGAACAGGCCAGACGGCCGAGCCTGACCTCTAGCcccagcaccgttcctcaacggtgGACGGGGGCGCCTGGCCATGTCCATTCTAGAGAAGGAAGACGCGGCGTCCGGCACCAACCTACGCAGAAGAGaaaggagtgagagagagagacagtCAGACAGAGCAGTAGAGGTAGAGAGAGGCATAGAGCACAGATCTAGGGTTAGTGGACATACCTGTGCTACCGGAGCCCGATGCCAGAGATGAAGAGGCCAGCCAACCAGAGGAGACAGACACCGATTAGAATCGACGGCGAGCGGCAGAGGAAGGACTGACATGATGTACACGAACTCACATGGTTCACCAAGAGCGAGAGGAGAGGAAGGGAAAGGtgggaggagggagagggaggaccgGGGGAGATAGGGTTAGCGAACTCAAGGCGAGGTGGAggagcggcgggcggcggcgaggtCACCGGAGACGGGGACGATGGTCGAAGGGGACGGTCGGAGTCAGATGCGAGCGGCAGTGGCGGATCGAGAGCGAGAGCCGAGAGGGTGGCCGGGTGGGGAATTTgttgattagggttagggttgggagggCTGGGGGGACGGGGGGTTTATATATGGAGCGATGGGGGGCGGCTTCGTGGGCTGGGCCGGCCAGGCAGGAGGAGGAGGGAGCCGTTGGGGCACCGGGCCATCACCGGGCCGACCGTTGGATCGGGCCGTGCCGCCTGCCTAGGGTGCAGCCCAGGCACGTCCCGCCCCACCGGGCCGTGCCAGCCTGGGCCCGTTGGCCACCGGGCCGGGCCATGCTCGGGccgggctatatatatatatatatatacacctcCCCCACTCATTTgctattattaaaaaaaatcctCCACTTCCCTTATCCTCCGCAAGTTCGCTCGCTCGCCTCTCGCCCCCTCCATCGTGTGCGTCGCCGTCGCCCTCTCCATTGCGTATGCCGCGCCGCtacctccatggccggcggcggcgccctcaCCCATCCCGGCGCACGTCCTCCCACACTCTGATGCATGGCCATGGCTGCCTCTCTGACCGGTGGCAGTGCCCTCACCCACCCCGGCATCCTCCTTCCCCACCCCAACAGGCAGTGCCTCTCCCTCCACCCCGGCGTCTTCTCCCTCACCCCGGCGTCCTCCTCAACCGGGAGACCCCAAAGCTCGTAGATCCGGTGGTCGTCTCCCTACACCAGCGAGATCCTTGGAGCTGGCGCGACGGTGTTGCAGTGGAGTCGACAGCCCTCCCCCACCTGGGTGTGACGCCCTCCCCACCCCCTGCGATGCCCTCTCTCACCCTGGCGACCGAGCTTCCCCCACCCCGGTGACCCTAGCGCTCTCTGCGCGAGGCTCTCTTctccccctatgttgcaaatgtatgtatCAACTATTTCAGACATTTCAAAGGTATGTTGTAattatttcatatggatgttgcaagaggggtgttgcacatattgcatatgttgcaagtgtttcagaggcatgctgcaagagtttgctcgaaatgtttcatctatttcagacatGTGTTGCAAAcattttgatctggatgttgcatatgtttcacacaaatgttgcaacagtatgtttcaaatgttccatTTGTTCCAGTGttctgttgcagcaagtgttttcaggtTGCAAGTTGCGAGTgttctatctggatgttgcatatgttttcacacatatattgcaattgTAGGTTCcgaatgtttcatctgctttcaGCCTTATGTTGCGTTCGAAgtgttttatgttgcaagtgtttcgtgtcCAGAGAGTAGTGGGGCACATCCCGGGCACCGAAAAGAGCCGACGCATGGGCATGCGGCGCACCTGGGGCCTACCGAGGGGGTGTGCTCGTCCTCATCCGGCTCCTGGGTCACGCAcgcacggagagagagagaggagggggtcagaAGGAAGGAGCGAGGCAGATGAGGCGGTGGTACGCGTTCGAGGCGGACAGGGTGGACGCATGAccgttcttttttttttgaaactgacACACAACCGTTCTGCTAGGACGTTCGGGGTGCCTAAGTTTTTACCTTCCGATAAAATATTTTTTCATAGAACGTCCGAGCGCCAACAACGCCCTTTCGTCTTCCCCCTTGTAGACCATGGGTGGCGAGGTCTGCAGGTCGCGATAGAGGCGTGGGTGGACGATGTGGAATGCTTCATGGTACCGTGCACAAGTTCTATGTTCTTTTTGTGTGACATGGCACTATATGTGATCCCTGGACCACGACGCGACTTCACAGTATACAAGATTTGGAAAATTTGTCTATAGTACACCTTGATCTCTAGGACACCGTGCTCATCGATTGTGGGCTAGCGCACATTCCAAATTCATGGCTTTATATGTAGCACATTGCACCGATTACTTTGATGATTTTCAGCTTACGTGGAGAGAGTAATTTTAATATGACACTAAGGGCGTGTTTGGTACAGATCACAATAGCTTCACGAGCTATTgagagctgttttttttttttttgctaaacactatttttttaaaaaatctgtTTTTCTTCCCCTCTCACGAAGGAATAGAGTGGAAGAGAGTAAAAAAAAATAGCTTATCTCAGCTCTCTCCCTCGTTTCTTTCTCTTATCCATACATGAAGTTGTTGGTGAAGCTGTTTTGTCAAATGGtttttccaaaatagctcagcTTTATCTAGAAAGTTACTTATGAAGCTGTTTAAAAAAAACAGCTTTACTGGTAAAGCTAAGCTGTGCCAAACAGATCCTAAATGTCCTCCACTTCGGCTTATGTGGGGCCAGCCTGCGTGGGCCCCAGCCAAAGTGGACTCGTGCAGGGCGCAAGACGCGGCGGCGTTCGGGCTTCGGCCGCGGGCCGGGTACGCCAGGTTGGCCAGCGCGCATCCATGAACCACAGCAGTGGAACTGCCCCGGCAGGGGGTGGCTGGAACGGGTGCATGGCGGCGGCCGGCAGTGCTCGGTGAGGACGGGAGAGGGGATCGGGGAGGCAGCCGAGTGGCCGGAGAGCTTCACCTTCATGTTATGGAGCTCCCAGGGTTGGGGCGGAGGAGCTTTGACGTGGCCTGACGATGGCGAGGGGTAGCGGTAGGGATGGGCGGTCATCGCGGTGACTGAAGTTGGAGATgggaggaggacaaggtggaggcgGTGCTCGTACCGATCCATGTGACCCGCCTCCTTCTCTCTCCCAGTCCATGTTCTCGATCTCTCCACTCAGTCCCTGCTTCACAAAGCAGCTGCCGGCGACGAGTTCCCTGCACCCCGTGTCCGGATACTTCTTTTGGGCTGGACCTCTTCTGCTGACCGCAGCCTTGGTGGCCTTGTGGAGGCGGCACAGGTGTCTTCCTTCGGTGTCCAGCAATGCTGACGCTGCAGTCCTTGAGCTCGTCGACGGAGAGGAGGTCGCGGAGGCGTTTGGAGCCGGCGGACCGTACGAGGAGGTAGTTCTAGTCCGGGTTTAGGTGCTGTTTGGTTGGGGACCTTTTTGGCCGTAATCTGCTCACGGTGTAATCAAATAGCGTTGCCCACTGTTTGGTTGGACTACTACTCAGTAATCGATTGCAGCGTAAACGGTTATAGGCTTATACTCCCTCCTTTTCAAATGACAATATGTTTGATTTTTTTACCTCAAGTTTGACCGCTCGTCTTATTAAAAAAATTTATGTAAACATAGCTAAATTTAAGTCATTTTTGAAGAATTTTTATTAATAAAGCAAACCACAACAAAAGATGTAATATTttgcataatttttttaataagacAGGTGACCAAACTTAGagtaaaaaaaatcaaacgtcttataatttgaaacggagtcaGTAATATTCTATTCCCGAATCAGATTAAGTTGGACCGCTGCTTCCGCTCGGCCACTCCCACATGCAGATTTTACTTGCCAAATCCAACCAAACAAAAGCCGCTTTTGATTGCACCGTAACTGTTTGCGCTGGCACCCGATTGCATTCCTCCTTCCCCACCCCAACAGCACCTAATATCAGACTTCCGCAGGATCTTCTCCTCCACGAAGTGCAGCGGGAGGTCATCAAGCAGGCCGCGGCGAGGCAGGAGCTCGGCGCGTCGGTGACCGTTGGCAGCGGTTCAGACTACAAGGGGAGGGGGAAGAAAGAGGAGGGGAAGAGACTGACAGTAGGGCCTGCTTTCAGTGTAAAAAAAGAAAGGGCAACAATGCCTTTTTGCCCACTCTCCCTATCAAAGATAATCAAAATAATCGGTGCAGTTTGCTAATGCGGTGTGTTAGAGACCAAATCACACTTTATAATTGTGCTGTAGATCGACAAATTTCCCATAAGATTACCAACAAACATGGTCGGCTTAAAAAGTAGGGAATCGTTACATATGTCAGGAGTTGACATGCAACAAGTACATACTACACACACACAAAGTTAAAGTAATACATGTGCCACATCCATGCCCGCAGGGCGGAGTGGCTTATTTAATCTTGTGGTTTACCAGGCAGACACCAACAAACTTGcaatataaacaaaataaaatgctTCAACACATGACGTCTTGATGGACCTTGTCGAGATGTGTTCCCAAAGCATTCTTCGGTGAGACCATGTGGAGATATGTCCTCAAAGCTTTCTTCGGTGATGTCGTACCTGAAATTATAGCTGTTGACTCCGCGGTAGATTCCATCATCAAGCTTGTAAACAACTTTCTGTCCATCCGTCAAAACATCCTCTTGGTGGTAAGAGAACGGAACCTCGCAGGTGGCCTCTGTTACCAGCGGGCGTAATGTTACCTTGGTCTTTGGAGGTACAATAACCTCATATATCATTGAGTGCTCGACCGTGTTAGTCATGGAATCCCCCCAAGTGTAGGACGAACTGTACTCAGATTGGATCAAAACCGATGCATTTACAATTTCTGGAACTCCAGCCTCAATGGTTGTTGTGACAACTAGCTTCACCGAGATACTTGACTCCCATGTCTTTGTCTTGCTCACACTGTAATGTAGGGTTACATTAGCCGTGTTGGCTTTACTGCCATGGTTAACAACCTCCGTACTATTCATCGAGAGGACCTTGTCACCATAAATTTTAGCATTCTGGACCTGGTATTCAATGTTGTAAATCCTCCGAGAAAGAACAGGCTCTTCCACCTTTAGGTGCGTCCATTCATTCATGGTTGGAACAGCGGCGCAGAGGCAACTCACCTTGCCTTCGTCGGTCAACCTCTTACAGTATTTGTTGTTGCCGAGGTTCTGAAGTGCATAGATGTTCCCAACCTTGACCGCTCGGAACAAGGTGTCAGGGTTGTTGCTGGTGGTGTCATCGGAATCTGCCCAGATCCATTTCGGGCCGCGCCTCCAGAACTTGCCGAAATGATCAGACTTTATGCGGATGGTCCCATCTCCGTTGTGATGGATGGAGTGTCTCACAGTTGAATCACCAAAACCATCCGATGAAAACTCCAAGTAGTTATTCCCCTCGATGGACCGCGCACTGAGGTAGTAGCCATTTTCACCCTTGAAACAAACACGCAGAGGCAGTATTACCATTTGGGTTCTCAGATTGATGACACTGAAAAGATCCTCTGAACCAGCCTGCTGCAAGCTGTCATAGATCAATAATAACATCAGTTTCCTTAAAAAAAATTCCCCTGCTGCTTGTAATTTGTAGGCACAACTTTTGAATTCACTGGAAACGGTAGTTTAAGTTTATAACCACAGAGTTCCCTCTTCCATGTTAACTGGACCAAGGTGTGTGTGCTCAGTCTTTACACACAAAACACAATTCcatttattgttttttttttttgctacgaATTCCATTTATTGTTAGTGAAACCACTTACATTTTTTTGTTATTATATTATATTTTGTACTACATCCTAGCTTTCGAATAAAGCTTATATGGTGCAGACGAAACTTATCACCTTTACCGTAGAGTATAAAAGTCAAATATTAACATATTATATGTGAGAATGACACCTAAATCGTAAAGTCCGTTTAAAATGGCATCTGTCTTGATTTTTTTGAGGGCATCTGTCTGATTTATCAATGTATGTATTGTTTATCCAGCATGTAAACAAGAAGAATGTGCTATACCCAACAAATCATAAGCATCATGACAACATATGATAGATGCCGttattgttgttgctgctgctactgctagatACTTTCATTTTTTGTTAAAAAATGTACTATATGTATTTCATGAGGATAAATAAATGTCTTCTCAAAATTATAACTTTAACAACCACGTACTGATTCCATGAAATTATGAATATGATTCAGCTTTCCAAACATCTTGAATTTGTTTTGAGATACTGTTGGGGGAATCTCTCCAACCAACTGTTCTGTGTATTATTGGAGCACAATGCTTCAGGGTTTTTCATGTTACAATACAAGTGCCCCCTCTCAGGCACTGGCTTCCCACCTTTAGGGGCAGATACAAGAAAGGAATGATTCTACCAGGAGAACCCCGCTCCCACCTTCCAGAGACCCCTCTGGGTAGGCCGCCGAGCCCCCTTCGTTACACAGGGTCTTTCATAACACCAAGCGAGGCCTCTTGGCAAGGAAGCTCCATGCCTTCCGTCTTCTAGCTAGGTGTCGTTCGCTTGCTCCTTTGTCCTTATGCTGGGAGTGCGCTTGATGAAACGGAGCCCCGTGGGGGACGCCTAGGGCGGTAAAACGTTGTCTCATTGATTTCCCTCGGGGTCACGCCTGGTCAGGGTATATAAAGAGGGGACCTCGACTCCATACTGGGGGACCGCTATTCTTCGCTTCTGCtttttgctgctgctgccgcgtcTCGTTGCTGCCCTTGTTGTTCGGAGCCTTCTGCGGAGATGTCGTTTGAGGGCCACTATGAAGCAGCCTGTGTGACTTCAGGGCTCGACGAGGGTGCTTCACACAATGTCGACCCCGAGGAGGTCGTTGAGGTCGGATCCGAGGAGAACTCCCCAACGGAGGGCGAGGAAACTAAGAAGGACGAGGAAGAGGCAATAGGATCCGAGGACCCCATAGAGTCCGAAGAGGACGAAGATCCGGAGGACCCGGCCGTGGTGGCCCTCTGTCGCTACAAGATCACCAAGGTACCCAGCACGAAGTTTCTGGGGGCGAGTACCGTAACTGACAAGGACCTAGACCGATTCTATCAGTTTGGGTACTTCGTAGACCGAGGTCGGGCACGAGCCCCGAAGGGGGTTAACACCCTTCCCCCGAGGCCAGGGAGATAGATAGTGTTGTTTGCTGCTTTCTTTGACGGCGGTTTTCGGATGCCGTGCTCAACCTTCATTGAAGAGGTGTTGGAgcactatatcatcaagattcagCAGCTGCATCCCAAAGGAATGGCTCGGCTGGCCATGTTTGAATGGCCCTTTTGGATTGGAGGAGGGGGTGTTGGTGGTGTTCAGGAGAGGCCTTCTCGCTGACCCATATTGGGAATGGTCAGCCCAAGTTTCGAAAGGTCGACAGGAGGTCGCGGACCCTACCCTTCGTGAGCGTCTCTTTCGTGCCCCGCGAAGGGGCAGTATTGCCCGCGGAGGCCATGACCAACCATTGGCCGGGTAACTGGCTGAAAGAGTGGTTCTACTATCAGGTGCCAGAAGAGGGCACCCTTGATTCCTGGTGTAAACCCATATACTACACGCGGGTTCCGGAGCCCCCATGCATGCTTGCGGTCGAAGAATAGGTCAAGTTCCGTACACGGCTGCCGGAGTGGCCCCTCTCCCTCTTGCGGCGGAGTACCTGCCCTTTTTTATTCTATGCGAAGGGGGGAGAAGAGTGCTAAACCTAGAGCGGATTCTGGGCCTTAGTGTGCCCCAGATAGAACAGAAGGTGTGCGGCATCTTCGGGATCTCACTCACCAGGAGTGGGAGGAGACAATGGCCACGCGGAAGGGGCCTCGCATTAACCGAGTTCTAGCTTAGCACCCGACGCCCCCTGTTGTAGAAGCATGAAAGGAGCTGCTCATCCCCGAGAAGGATGCAAAGGAAGCGGCCGGCCTAAGAAGAAGGGCCGTCTGACGAAGAAAGGTGTCAATGAACGGCTCCATGGCACCGAAGCGGCGGAAGGCCACTAGCGGAGGGCCCTCGGCCTAGGGGCAACAAGGTGCTATGCCCGAGCGAAGGGTGCCCCTGCGCGACGAGGTTACTAGAGTCGTTACCTAGGCATGGGGGCGTGCATGCGTGCTATTTTGCCCTGCTGAATTATTTTCTCAAATGCAGGGAAGGGGAAGGTGCACGGTGCTGGGCCTTCGGAGGGGCATGTTGCCCCGCGCCGCACGTGACAACATCAAGCGAGGCCCTCTCCTGGCGCCTCTGGGGAGGTCTCTATGGACGAAGAGGCTCCGGCCTCATCAACGCCGCCGCGTCCGGGGTCTCCTCTGATGCATTATATATTAATATTTGTTACGAGAGGAAAATATATGAACAGTACTCTGCATTGACCTTAGTGTATTGTTCCCTACATATACATCAAGATGGGCCATATGGGCCATTGGCCTAATGGGCCAGATATACTGCTATATCTAACTACACATATACATGTTTATACTTAACAACCCCCCTCAAACTCAAGGTGGAATAAaagatgatgaagctgacacatTGAGTTTGAGAAGATGAATGCGATGCTGATCTCGAGTTTGAGCCTTTGTGAAGAAATCTGCTACTTCAAGTTCAGAAGGGACATATTGGAGATCGACTGTTCACTGCTGGCAGTGAGATCTTACAAAAGATGCATCGATGCCAATATGTTTAGTAAGCTCATGCTTTACTAGATTATTGGCTATTTGAATAGCACTAGTATTATCACATAaaagaggagtaggagtagagcatgaaaaaaaaaactccaaaaTCAGCTAGAAACCATCGAATCCAAACTATCTCAGCTGTTGTGGTGGGAAGAGCTCTGAGTTCTGCTTCAGCACTGGAGCGTGAAACAATAGTCTGTTCTTGTACTTCCATGCAATGAGAGATGTGCCAAGAAATATGCAATAGCCTGTGATAGAAAGACGATCAACTGGATCACTCGCCCATGTAGAATCAAAGTAAGCATGCAACTAGAGCGGGCTTGATTTTGCATAGAATAGTCGTTGTGGTGCTGTCCCCCGCAGATACCTCAGTACACGAAGCAAATGCACGTAGTGGACTGAGGTAGGAGCACTAACAAATTGGCTAAGCACATGAACAACATGAGTAATGTCTGATCTTGTGACAGTTAGATAGAGAAGGCTGCCGACAATATGGCGATATCGAGAAGGATCAGGAAGAAGAGTGCCATCAGTAGGTTGCAATATGAGTGTAGCTGTTGTTCGAGTATCTGAGGCCTGAGCAATCAATCAAGTCTTGAAGGTATTTTTGCTGGGACACATAGTAACCATCAGGTGTGGATGTAACTTCAATGCCTAGAAAATAGTTCAAAGGACCCGTGTTGGACATCATGAACTGCTCGGTAAGACGTGCCTTGACAAAGGCAATATATTCATTGTCATCACCAGTtatcagcatatcatcaacataaagcAAAAGTAATGTTCGACCATGCTCAGAAACATGAACAAATAATGCTGGGTCATGATCACTTGCAATGAATCCAGCAGCTGTAATGACTGAACTGAAGCGCTCAAACCACGCCCGAGCTGCCTGCTTGAGTCCATACAGAGCACGATGAAGACGATAAGCATGACCTGGTGGAACTGTAACACTTGGTGGTGGATGCATATAAACTTCTTCATGTAAATCACCATGAAGGAAAGCATTTTTGACATCCATTTGAGAGAGAGTTCAAGAACGAACTGCAGCGACAGCAATGAGAGTGCGAACGGTGGTCATATGAGCAACAGGAGCAAAAGTCTCCTCATAGTCATGACCATAAGACTGTTGAAAACCTCGTGCAACAAGGTGTGCTTTATATCTCTCAATGGAACCATCGGCTCTAGTCTTGACTTTGTATACCCACTTGCATGTAATAGGAACAGCATGAGAAGGTAATGGAACAATCTCCCAAGTACCAGTGCGTTGTAAGGCTGCAAGCTCCTCAGACATAGCATGTTCCCACAATGGAATACCAGCTACCTCCTCATAAGAACAGGGCTCAGGTAGTAGGGAAACCAAGCCTTTTAGGAACATGAAGAGTAGCTTGGTTTCTAAGATTATATCGTGGTACTGGCCGGAGTAGTATCAGAAAGAGTAGGAGATCACTCAGGTGGAATGCGAGGACGGCGACTATAATAGAAACGAATAGGGGGACGTGGGCATGGAAGAGGTGGTGAGACTGGAGGATCAGAGGATGCTGAAGGATCAGGTAGAGGTAGGGATATGGCGGGGTCTATGATGTGATAGGTGGTGAAGGAGTTGGTGAATCTGAGAGGACTGGTGGTGAAGGAGTTGGTGAGTCTGAGAGAACATGTGGTAAGGAGAGGAATGAGAGGGACTCAATGGAAGACCATGAGCATGTAGTAGATGAGTAAAAATAAGGATGGGATTCATCAAAGATGACATCTCGAGAAATACGAATACGACGAGCGGAAGGATCATAACAACGATAACCTTTACGCTCAAGAGTGTACCCAAGAAAAACACATTCAACTGACTGAGCTGTTAATTTTGTGCGCTCATGTGGAGGAAGAAGGAAATAACTAGTACATCCAAACACACGAAGATGATCATAGCCAGGGGGAGACCCATGTAGGATTTCTCCAGGACACTTGCCCTGAAGACGAGATGACGGTTGAAGATTAATCAAATAAACAGCGATATTGCCTCAGCCCAAAAATGAGCAGGCACAAAAGATGCAATCAAAAGAGTACATGCAGTCTTAATGATATGATGATGCTTACGCTCAGCAATACCATTCTGGGAATGAGCACTAGGACATGATAGCTGAGCTAGAGTACCCTTAGAAGAAAGAAACTGACAAAAGGCAATTTGCTAAATGCTCCCCCCTGAATCAGAGCGAAAAATGTAGACTGCAAAAGAAAATTGGGTATGAATCATACGGACAAAAGACTGGTAAATAGATAACAGCTGAGAACCATGTTTCATAAAGAAAACTCACGTATACCCTAAGTaatcatcaacaaaaataaagtacTTGAGTACTTGTGACCACCTTTTGAAACAAAAGTAGTTCAAGAGGTACTAGAGGGATATGGGAGCTGTGCCTGCTTGCCAAGCTTACAACCAGTACAATCAAAAGAAGTGTCAACAGATACACGACCAAGGGCACCCTGCTTAGCTAAGGTGGACAACCGAGAACCATATAAATGGCCTAaacgatgatgccactgagggaAGGTGACTGCAGATGAAGCTGCTGCCGACACCGAAGACACAGCCGAAGGAAGATGTAGATGATCAAGGATGTAGAGGGCTGGTGAACCTCTATGGCGACGGCCAGTACCAAGAAGAGCTCGGGTTCAAGATGTATCGTCAAACAGACATAAGATTCATAGAGAGTTTTGGCACAAGAGAAACATTAGAGACAGTAAAGTGGGAATTAGCAAGGGTGCCCTGATGAGTGACCATGCACATACTGCCATCAGCAGTCTGAACACATCTATTATCTATGACAGGTTGGCACAAAGCCAACTAATTAAGACTCATTAGATGTCATATGAAAAGAAGCTCCCGAGTCTAAGAACCAAGGAGTAGAAGTTCCTGAGGCTGGAGTGGAAGCAACGGATCCACTAGAAATGTAGGCACTGCCAAGTGCTGCTGTTGATGCGGCCTGTGCAGAAGGCTGAGGTGCTGGAGCAGTACTAGGAGAAACAACTGTAGGTATGTTGGGAGGAGCAACTGCAGCGGTGCCCCTACGAGAAGCTGCATGCTTGGCTCTCATTTGCGCCAAATGTTCTGGATGCAGCTGGAAGCATTGTTCTTCAAGGTGCCCCTTCTTTTTGCAATGTTTGCAAACACTCACCGAACGAGAGGCCATAGCACCAGTATGCTGGGGAGGTGCACGGTGTGCTGAGGGACAAAGAGGAGTCAGCCAAAGTACGAAGACGTGTCTCCTCAGCACTCACAGCAGAAAGAGCCTCAGTCATGGTAGGAAGAGTGGCACGGCCAAGAAGTTGAGCACGTATTGGCTCAAACTCTGACCGAAGACCCATAACAAACTGAAATATCATGTTCTGCTGCTCATATTTGTCCCTGGCAACGCAGTCCTTGCATGTGGAATTAGGCTTTGGCACCATTGAATCTAATTGACTAGAAAGTCTAGTGAAAGCAGCATAGTACTCCTCAACTGACATATCCTGCTGTTGGAGATGATGGAGATGCTTGAGAGTAGAATAGCGAAGAGCTGAACTGCTTTGCTGATATCTTGCCTTTAGATAATCCCACATTTCCTTGGCTGTATTGTGATCCTCAAGACTCGACCTGATGGTTGTGTAAACACTCATACACAGAGTAGCCATTACACGGTCATCGGAGATCCTCCAATTCTTTGTTTCTTTATCAGCAGCATCTGGAGGGTCATCTGTGAGATGTGAGGCAAGCCCAACTGACCGAAGTAGCACTTTGATGGAAAATGCCCATTCTCGATAATTTGGGCCAGTGAGCTTGATGTCCAGGACAGGTGCACCAAAAGTAAGGGGTGATAGGGTAGAACCAGAAGCAGCAGAGGATTACATGGTCCAATCTCAGGTCTTGGCAAATGTCACTAGCAAACACTAGTACCACAATACTACTGTCCAGTAGCAAGAGAGATGGCTGGTAGCAGAGATAGCAGCAGAACGGTGATGGCAAACCTCAAGCAACTGCTGTGAAGATGGTCAAGATGCTGCAACGGCCTTGAATCAACAGAGGAAGATGGAGGACAGCAACTGGCGATGAAGACAGGGTGCAGGATGCTTGTGCGGGCTCCTCCCGCTGGTCAACACAGCGGGCAGAAATCCACCCAATCTGCAGCTGGTGCCAAGGATTTGAAGTGAAAAATGGATCCAGAGGGAAGCCCTGATACGGATCGGGTCACCCCCGCCGGCCGCCGAGCCCCAAGCAGCAGCTCGCCGGTGAAGCCTGGAGGCGGGCAGCGGCGGTGACACAGAGGCCCTGATGCCATGTTGCCAGAGGAAAATATCTGAACAGTA
The sequence above is drawn from the Miscanthus floridulus cultivar M001 chromosome 15, ASM1932011v1, whole genome shotgun sequence genome and encodes:
- the LOC136506686 gene encoding uncharacterized protein isoform X4; its protein translation is MQGFEEDPFGSEFVNLMSIKHPHVVRLVGYCYEIQHKHVNYKGMLRFSQYIYRALCFEYLQGGSLDRYLDACDKGSRDYKWRTHFNIIKGVSEGLNFLHNECGSPILHLDLKPANILLDKNMVAKIADFGLSRLFNGEKTHITETTKGTAKYMPPEHEYKQMISPKNDVFSLGVIIIEVVDGPTGYCNFREMDDVIKFIHLVNMKWSKRINATKSPCPSAELDQVETCIKIAIKCVDHERNNRPTVAEIVHILQETENKFLEVRRSHKQFPMDQDLPIFQELIAGENSTSSLQQAGSEDLFSVINLRTQMVILPLRVCFKGENGYYLSARSIEGNNYLEFSSDGFGDSTVRHSIHHNGDGTIRIKSDHFGKFWRRGPKWIWADSDDTTSNNPDTLFRAVKVGNIYALQNLGNNKYCKRLTDEGKVSCLCAAVPTMNEWTHLKVEEPVLSRRIYNIEYQVQNAKIYGDKVLSMNSTEVVNHGSKANTANVTLHYSVSKTKTWESSISVKLVVTTTIEAGVPEIVNASVLIQSEYSSSYTWGDSMTNTVEHSMIYEVIVPPKTKVTLRPLVTEATCEVPFSYHQEDVLTDGQKVVYKLDDGIYRGVNSYNFRYDITEESFEDISPHGLTEECFGNTSRQGPSRRHVLKHFILFILQVCWCLPGKPQD
- the LOC136506686 gene encoding uncharacterized protein isoform X1 gives rise to the protein MDIPLYILKEITKDFSHEHKIGGGGYGNVYKGVYNGEDIAVKLLHQMQGFEEDPFGSEFVNLMSIKHPHVVRLVGYCYEIQHKHVNYKGMLRFSQYIYRALCFEYLQGGSLDRYLDACDKGSRDYKWRTHFNIIKGVSEGLNFLHNECGSPILHLDLKPANILLDKNMVAKIADFGLSRLFNGEKTHITETTKGTAKYMPPEHEYKQMISPKNDVFSLGVIIIEVVDGPTGYCNFREMDDVIKFIHLVNMKWSKRINATKSPCPSAELDQVETCIKIAIKCVDHERNNRPTVAEIVHILQETENKFLEVRRSHKQFPMDQDLPIFQELIAGENSTSSLQQAGSEDLFSVINLRTQMVILPLRVCFKGENGYYLSARSIEGNNYLEFSSDGFGDSTVRHSIHHNGDGTIRIKSDHFGKFWRRGPKWIWADSDDTTSNNPDTLFRAVKVGNIYALQNLGNNKYCKRLTDEGKVSCLCAAVPTMNEWTHLKVEEPVLSRRIYNIEYQVQNAKIYGDKVLSMNSTEVVNHGSKANTANVTLHYSVSKTKTWESSISVKLVVTTTIEAGVPEIVNASVLIQSEYSSSYTWGDSMTNTVEHSMIYEVIVPPKTKVTLRPLVTEATCEVPFSYHQEDVLTDGQKVVYKLDDGIYRGVNSYNFRYDITEESFEDISPHGLTEECFGNTSRQGPSRRHVLKHFILFILQVCWCLPGKPQD
- the LOC136506686 gene encoding uncharacterized protein isoform X3, whose amino-acid sequence is MDIPLYILKEITKDFSHEHKIGGGGYGNVYKGVYNGEDIAVKLLHQMQGFEEDPFGSEFVNLMSIKHPHVVRLVGYCYEIQHKHVNYKGMLRFSQYIYRALCFEYLQGGSLDRYLDACDKGSRDYKWRTHFNIIKGVSEDFGLSRLFNGEKTHITETTKGTAKYMPPEHEYKQMISPKNDVFSLGVIIIEVVDGPTGYCNFREMDDVIKFIHLVNMKWSKRINATKSPCPSAELDQVETCIKIAIKCVDHERNNRPTVAEIVHILQETENKFLEVRRSHKQFPMDQDLPIFQELIAGENSTSSLQQAGSEDLFSVINLRTQMVILPLRVCFKGENGYYLSARSIEGNNYLEFSSDGFGDSTVRHSIHHNGDGTIRIKSDHFGKFWRRGPKWIWADSDDTTSNNPDTLFRAVKVGNIYALQNLGNNKYCKRLTDEGKVSCLCAAVPTMNEWTHLKVEEPVLSRRIYNIEYQVQNAKIYGDKVLSMNSTEVVNHGSKANTANVTLHYSVSKTKTWESSISVKLVVTTTIEAGVPEIVNASVLIQSEYSSSYTWGDSMTNTVEHSMIYEVIVPPKTKVTLRPLVTEATCEVPFSYHQEDVLTDGQKVVYKLDDGIYRGVNSYNFRYDITEESFEDISPHGLTEECFGNTSRQGPSRRHVLKHFILFILQVCWCLPGKPQD